AGGAGATAAGAAGGGGCTGTGGTTGGAATCTAATTGAATTTGGTTGGTGGAATTGGACTGGGCAGATTCTAGATGACCTAAGGTTTAATGGATatcgattagggttaggttggaggattaagaagaagaaggagaatgctGAAACAGTAAATAACTTACTGGGATGAGGATCAGCAGTAGCTTGAAAGTTGATTGAATAAGACCTCCCGATCatgaacagatgcaaggagtcgtaggagatccacctacccttcaccttgatatgactcacaaggttgtcttgatatgactcacaagactcactCTCAAAAGAGATAACCAACAGCAGCAGCATAAAcgatatttttttaaaactgaattctgtgggggagcctcccacgttttCTATTAATAAAGGCCTAagggccaaatcctaatacaaactaaattctttctctcttccaaaatcgtggaaggagtGTGAGActaataaaacacttaaaataaaaagacctatttaccctaacaacttaaaacaatttttttttttttggtggaaaaacaaaaactttaCTAACTTAAGTAAACATAAAACTTACAGTCTCAGCTATATCGTCTGATGAGGACTTAGTAATACGCGCATGTCTGGCTAGTCTATCTACCGGTGTGATAAAAGATCTATGTTGTTTAATAATACTTACAGAACGGAGGGATGAAATAAGGTGGGAGATATCAAACAACAAAGTAAAAAGATGATATGGCCAGTCACATGTAGTCGAATGCTCCAGCCAGTCTTTCATCTCCTGTGAATCCGTCCAGACAACTACTTCTTTGCATTCCAGTGAAAGTGACCTTTGGAGCCCTGCTTGGAGTCCTCGCAGCTCCGCCTCCTGTCCTGACCCTACATTACCACAATTCATAGCAGAAGCATAGAAGGTGTTGTTATAACATATTAAGAAACCCCATCCCCCATATGCAGTTGACTGACAAAAGCTGCCATCGGAAATGATAATACATGTCTCCTCCGAACCCAAATGTAGATAATCGGATTGTGAGAAACTGATGGAAGAATCCTGTGGCGAATTAGGAGAGTGGAAATGGGATTGTTGGAGGGGGGAGGGATAAAGAGCCAACTCATTGGTCCAACGCAATATATTTTGCAGAACCTGTTGTGGGTTTAGAGGTTGCTTAGAGAAATGAACTTGATTCCTATGGATCCACACAAAATACAGGGTAATGCATATGATGCTCAGAATATGTGAGTCAGGAGGCCAAGACTCAATacagttattgaaaaaactttgtATAGCATCAGTTGTGGTAGTACCAGTGAAACCCTCAGTTCGGAAGCCAAGAGGCCCCACATCCCAGATTCGTTTGGTAATGGCacatgaaaagaaaagatgcCACAATGTTTCAGATTCAGAAGAGCAGAATGGACACCAATTGGGCAGTTTATCATTCCAAGCTAAATTGGACAGAGTAGGGATCCCATCGTGAATCACCCTCCAAGCAAATAGAGTGAATTTGGGGGGAATCTTTAGCCCCCATAGTTTCgtccaaatttttttgggtaagctAGGTGTGGTGTGGTTTGATTGGTATGCTAGCATAGCAGCCATTTTTTTGGTGGTCAAGGAGCCCGATTTTGTGAGGGGAGAGAACAAATGATCCCTAAATGGGTTAACCGAAAGTTTAATGGAGAGAATGGAAGCACATATAGATGGTGGAAAAATAGAAGCAAATAAGGGTCTATTCCATTCCCTATTAATTAGGAGGTCATGCACTGTACCAAATGATGGGTTTACAGGCATCAATTGGTTTAGAGAGGTGAATCGTTGAGAATTAATGCCCCCAATTGGGATCCAGGGTTCCTCCCAGAGGTTAATTGAGGAACCGGTACCAACCCTCCATCGTACACACCCTCGTAAGATTGGAACAACCGAACGTATGCTGTTCCATGTCCAAGAACCACGTTTAAGTGGTGTCAAAGGATCGAGGAGGGAAACCTTAGCAAAATATTTACCTTTAAGCAGACGAGCCCATAAGGACTGTGGTTCAGTGAAGAGACGCCATCCCAACTTAAGAATCAAAGCCTGGTTATGGTTCCAATGAGTTCGGATCCCAAGCCCACCCGATTCCTTTGGTTTACAAATCGAATTCCAGGAAATGAGTGACAAGGGTTTACCTGTAGAAGCCCCAGAATGGAAAATTTTTGAACTGAAAGAATCCAACTTGGTGCAAACAGATTTAGGGAAGAGGAAACATGACATGTGATAGGTTGGAATGGAGTGGAGCACTGATTTGATAAGAGTTAACCGTCCAGCTTGGGAGAGAAACTTCCCTTTCCAGGTGGATAATTTATTGTGGATTCTTGTGATAATGGGGGATAGAGCAATTGTCTTAGAGCGGCCCGGAAACAATGAGGTGCCCAAGTATTTAGAATCCAGTCCCATTTCCTTTATATCAAGGGCCTTACAAATCTTCTTCCTGAGATTAGGGTGTGTGTTTTTGCTAAACATGACACTGCTCTTATTTAAGTTGAGTTCCTGGCCAGACAGGGATTCAAAGAGATTTAACACAGCTTTAGTAGTATGAACGTCAGACAAAGTTGCCCGACAGAAAAGCATGGTGTCATCAGCGAAGAACAGATGAGTGATTTCAGGCCCACCCCTAGATATTTTGATGCCTTTGAATAGATTTAGGTCTCTATAAGTATGCAGTAAGCGTGATAGGCATTCCATGGTCAGAATAAAAAGGTAGGGGCTAAGCGGGCATCCCTGTCGCAGTCCACGCGTTGGTTCAAAGAAATCAAAGGCGCTACCATGGAGTTTAATAGAAAAGGAACAATGCAAGAGAGCAGACAACAGGTGATTCCAATGTGGCTCAAACCCCAAGAATCGAAAAAAGTGCCAAAAGAAAACTCCATTCAACCCTATCATATGCCTTAGACATATCAAGCTTTAAAGCTAGAAACCCAGTCTTGCCTGTACGTTTCTGCCGTAGAAAATGGAATATTTCCTGGGCAATGATAAAATTGTCAGTGATTTGGTGGCCTTTAACAAAGGCAGATTGGGTAGGGGAGAtaaagagtggaagaatagctCGCAGCCTGGTGGCAAGTATTTTAGTAATAACCTTGTAGGATACATTGCAGAGACTAATTGGACGATACTCCTCAACTTTGTTACTGGATCCACTTTTGGGAATTAAAGCAATGAGAGTGTGGTTAATTCCATGTGGAAGGGTTCCTTCACTGAAAAACCGGTGGACAAAGTGAAGTAAATCAGTCTTAATGATATCCCAACAGGCATGATAGAACCCGGCCGATAAGCCATCAAAACCAGGCGCCTTGAAAGCTCCAATACTGAAAACAGCCATCTTTATTTCATCAAGTGTGGGAATTGCAGTTAGGGGAATAAGTGTAGGTGATTGCGGGAGTGGTGCAAAAAGACATTCAACAAACGAGGGATCAAGGGGGTCAGAGGTAGTCATAATGGATTGGAAATGGGAAGCAAAAACCCGTGCCATGGCTGGTGGGTTGGTAATAGTGTGGCCGGCAGAGTCAATGATAGAAGTGATCCGATTAGAACGAAGATTATGATTTGCCACAGCATGGAAAAATTTTGTATTCCTATCACCCTGTAACACATAATTTTCCCTAGACTTTTGGAACTAAAAGACTTCCTCCGCATTGAGGAGTCTCGCAAGGTTGGAATAAGCTTCATTGAGCTGCTATAAGGTCTCAGCAGAAGGTGAAAGAGCTTCAAGAACAGAAATTTTGGTAGTAAAATCTGATTTCAGGTTTTCAAGTCGGCCAAACACATCCGTGttccattttctcaaaaagTGTGTCATAGCATTTAGTTTGATCATTAAATTGGGGGAAGAACGGGAATCCCAAGTCTTTGAAATAAATTGATAAAAATGAGGGTGCGAGATCCATGCTGCCTGAAAGTGAAAGAGTTTTTTAAAAGAGTGACAAGGGGGGTTAGTGTCTATCAGAATTGGATTATGATCAGACCCCAAAGCCGGCAAAATATGAAGAGTTGTGAATGGGTAGATGGTCGTCCAGGTTTTATGTATGAGGCATCTGTCCAGGTGCTCCAAGATACAGTTAGGGGGCTTACGGTTATTGTGCCAAGTGAACCATTTAGACATCGGTCTTACTTCCTCAAAACAATgataaaaaagaatagaattCAGCATAACAGCTGACTGGGATGGAGAGGTGAAGGGTAGACCACCAAATTTATCCTCAGGGGTGAGAATTTCATTAAAATCCCCAATAAGTGCAAATGGACATGTGATTGATCCCAGGAAGGAGTTGAGGTTGTTCCAAAAGGTGGTACgaaggtgggggtgggggggggggcatatAAGCACACCACACACCAAGAGCATCCTCTAGACATATCAGAAAAAAACATAGCAACCATTCTGTCTAGATCAAGAACCTGAGTAATCATAATATCATGGCGCCCCAGCACCCAAAGGCCCCCCCCAAAGCCCCGAGAACCAGTACTACattgaaaagaaatggatttaaAATGTCGTAGGGCTTTCGGGAGTACCAGTTCATCAGGACTCAAAAGTTTGGTTTCACAGAGAAAAACTATATCAGGCTTATATTTCAACACAACATGTCTAAGATAATTCCGGGTTGATTTAGATTTCAAACCCCTCACATTCCAGCTATATAGCTTCATCGAGGTGCAGTTTTGAAAGCAaaattattaagaaaaaaacaGCAGCACAACAGAACAgttgtaaaaatatttaaaaaataggaaagagatTTATAAGGATTAAAGAGCAATACCGAAGTCAATGGAATGTCTGGATCTCCACTGGTCTGGCTGTGTACCGTCTTGTGCCCATCAATATTCTCCAAGATAAGAATAGATCTCTTCTTCTGTGACGACACATGGAACTCTTTATCTGACTTTAACTCACAAAGCCATGACTTCAGCTTCGAAGTAAGTTCAGCTGGGGAATCCACAAGTTTGATAATATCTGATGAAAAATCCTGCAGGATATTTAATTCTGCCTGGTCTTCCGAATCTAGCCCCTCAAGCCCAGCATCAGCCCTTTTTCTCTTAAAACTTGTGTGTTTCTCCTTGGCAGGCCTCTTCCCTTTATCTTTTCCCTGTGATTTGCTCCTCCTATACTTAGAACAGCTTGAACCTGAtgaagtggaggtggaagaAGGCATATTGGAAGATGAGGTAAGCTGACCAGGTTCTTTCGGAGAGGGGGGATGCAGCGGGGAAGATCCCCCTTCAGATCCAGGGGATACTTTGGAAAATTTCCTCAATGAGTGGTTAAAGGCCACAGTTACCTTGGGGGGCTGACCACGGCCTCCTTTGTATCTCTTACAGCATGAGTGGCAGCATTTAAATATTTTAACAACAATAGGCTGAGGggagaggaaagaaggagagggggggggggggggaggtagtGATCGGGGTGTCAAGCtggggaggaaaagaagaaggtggGGAAGTAGGATCTGGAGTCGGgttagaggaggaagaggcaaGGTTCCCCAGACTTCGGAGATGGTCGTGGGTGTGGAAGAGGAGATTTGTGAAAGAGAAAGGATTTGAAATCAGGGTAGGGTTTGAAGGAGCAATAGGGCCGATTGGGGAGTTGTTTGGATATAAGTTATGAATAAAGGGGGAAGGCCCAGGTGTAGATTGAAGAGGGGAAGGCAGAGTGGAGGAGGCGTGGGTGCCAAACAGTTGGTTTTGGGTGCAGACAGGAGGGCTGGATATGAACAGGTCCGCAAGTGAAGGAGGCTTCAGGTCCAAAagcaaggaagagagaggggtTGGGGAACCAAAGTCAAGTAAGGGTTCAACGGATGAGGTGGTTTCCTCATCCAAGTGGCCAATCTCAGGTGTCCAACGTGGTACAGTAGGGTCCACAGAGATATTGGGCAGGGAGTGTACTATGGGTGGCAATTCAGAGAAAACGTCCGGCCCAGGGATAGGTAACCCTGGGGGAGAGCAAGAAGTCGTGGTACAGGTAACAGTCCTGGAGGCCTGTAGAGTCTCCTCGGAAGTAGGCACCGGTGTGGTAGAGGTCAGGGTCACAGCCACTGGCGTGGGGACAACAATTTGCTTGATGGGAGGGGAGAGAACATGAGCCTCCTGAGTGGCAGGGTTTTCAGGAAACAGGTCGAGGATTCGTCGATCCTCAGTGGTAAGTGGGGTGTGCTTCGATGCCTTCCATCCTCAGTGGTAAGTGGTAACTTAAAACATTTTAAATAGCTGAGATTCCTaattaaccaataggatataagatcctactagccaataggaacacttcacttagactagaccaacttaaattgaaccaattggatgcaaccaatttgaaccggttcaatcaaaaacataaaaataaaactaagtatagaactaatctaaggctcctactatgaccctatgcctagggtggcttcttcaactcgaggaggcttggatctacatcactAAGAGGACTGTACACTTCTTTCTATGGCCGGTATTGAAACTGTTATTTTGAAATTACCAAGATTGTTAGATAATGAGATGGTGTTGATGTTGATGATACTCACTTGTGTTGCACATTGATGAAGTGATGTATTATATGGAGATGAGATATCCCCCCTGGTGGGAATATCGAGGTTTTAGTTTTTCATTGTTGTTATGTTCATCCTAATGCATAGTTTATTGTAAAAAATTTGATGTTTCAATCAAATGAAACAGGAATCAGAAGACATTTCGTCCCAAAAAGAGTACTCCGTCAGGAAGTAAGGTTGGTCATTCTTCTTACTGATTTATTGTTTATTGCACATATATCACTCTCTCCAAAGTGGGTACAAAATGAACAAATTACAAAATTCCgttagatttttaaaaaaaatgacattttttgtaTACTAAACTTTGGATCGAATTTTGAGCCGCTTTCTTTTCTCATCTGGACTGTAGTGGTGGGTGCAACATCCTCTGTTTCATTATTATATTTTGTTCACTACGTTAATGTAAAACATGCAGGGTGCACAGCTCCAAAGACACATTGATGCTACCTTGGGTAGTGGGAACTTGAGGGAAGCGGTACGACTACCTCCTGGAGAAGATCCTAATGAGTGGCTGGCTGTAAACAGTACGATCTCAGCCTTATTATTTGTTAACTGAAGTGCATTTGTGTTGCTGATTAATAAAATCTGGTAACACTGTCTATGACACTATCATAGCTGATGACTGTTACGAGTTACAACAGTGCCACGTTTGAAGAACAGCTTTAGTCAATTGTTTTTACTGCTTTCCGTCATAATTTATACTACCACTATTATGTACATGTTCTCCTTACATTTGATGCTTTCATGAAACAACTGTTTATGTGTTGTTTCATCTGTCAGTGTCATTATATTACCGAAGGGGCATGCTAGTTTCTCTGGTGTTCTACCTTTGTTATGTTTGGCACTTTGTTTCCATGAGTGGCATTCAAATTTATCTATTACGTCATTGATGTTTTGATTTCTATTGGATTTCTCTTTTACAGCTGTAGACTTCTTCAATCAGGTGAACCTTCTGTTTGGCACTCTTACTGAATTCTGCACACCATCCAACTGTCCAACAATGACTGCAGGACCAAAGTATCTTTCTATCAGTCCCTAGCCTAAATTCTCTTTCTGATTATAATGATATATAATAAGGTGCAGGTTGTTCTATAACAAAGATTTTGTTCTTGATTAGACATTTTTTGTGGATCACTTCATCTCTTGCCACCTCTTAAACCTGCTTATGCATAGAGTCAGGCCAATCCTGGGGCAGCTCTAGGGTCTACAAAGTGTTTCCCTGATTGTGAATTCAGGGTGGTCAAAAGCTAGTCCAGGAATGAGAGGCAGTGTCCCTAGCACTGCTAGTTTTATAAGGTATCTGGTCTGGCAGTTTAGTGTTCATCTTTTCCTGCTCACCCCCAACATACCATCAGAAACCTAAAGGCTTAACCTCTAGGTGAATGGGGTTCAGTCAGCTAGCTCTAGGATCACTCTGTGGTTCTCTGACCAGCCTTATGGAGATTGTGGGTAGATTAGGGCCCAAAAAGAGGGTCATaaggttggggtgggggggggggggaggggttaaGGTTCGGGATCATAAGGAGAATAAGAAAAGATTTCCGAGGGGTTTTTCTTTGCAAACGTggttgatttgattttgattggaATAAGTAATTGCAAATTATGTTCTTTCACAGCCACAAGTATTTGTACATCTTATGTATTCACAATtctgtgttctaatgcactgaTTTGGGAgttatgcccccccccccccccaaaaaaaaaagggtcttcTAAAGCAACTGAAAATCCTTGTAGGTACGAGTATAGATGGGCTGATGGAGTTCAAATAAAGAAACCCATAGAGGTTTCTGCACCAAAATATGTTGAGTATTTGATGGACTGGATAGAAGTTCAGCTTGATGATGAATCACTATTTCCTCAGAAGTTGGGTATGTTAACTTGTTTTATGTTTTCCAAgattttttcaataaaagaaaaggaatttcAGTCATGATTTATTTGCTTTACAACAGGGACACCCTTTCCTTCCAATTTCCAGGAGGTTGTTAAAACTATCTTCAAACGTTTGTTCCGGGTATATGCCCATATCTATCATTCACATTTTCAGAAGATCGTGAGTCTCAAGGAAGAAGCTCATTTGAATACTTGCTTcaaacattttattttattcacatGGGTAAGATCTTATCTTTTTCAAGTTTTAAATATTATAAATGATACTTCTACTATTTCTTTCATTCAATAGCTAAAACAAAATGTTGGTAGTTACTtgtctatttctttttctgttataaCTTATGATGGTACACAGTCACACACAAAAACAGGCGCACAAACACATTGCTTGTACTGACACACATGTCTTTTTGGGAGGCTGTTTCCTTGaccttttatttcatttcaaaaCTGTTGGAAAATTTTGCTTGTAGCTTCAGTTGTTGGACCTTCTAAAGCTTGTCTTTTTTGGCCCAAATGATTTTTCCCCGTCTATTAAGTACCTCAAAACTGCTGAACAAAATCTCTTTGGCAGATGTAGCACCCTGACAAAGTGTTGGCAGCATTGATttctcccccttccccttgatgtgagcagttttttttttgttttttttttatcacataaCTCTTGAGAACTAATGTGATCAATATCAGTCCTTTGCTTAAGTATTAAAATCAGTGAATGTCGATAGCTAGACCTAAGTTTGAAACCCACATGCACATACGGGCCTGATAACCACATGACCCTCTTTACTTCCAGGTAACTTCAGCATAGTTCAGCcctaaatgaaaaaaaaatggcatttttcagggttttatATTGATTCATATCAGCACAAAAATTagttttgttctttttaatttttaattcaaGAATTAAAGCTTGTTCATATCATTCCCTAGATTGACTAGAAACACCAACTCCTAGTCTCAGTAGAATACCCCTGATATACATAGTAATAATATGGTGATTGCTAGACACTCATGAACGTGGGTTTTATCTGGAAGTAGATTTGGGCTACTTAGCTAAGACTCCAACAGTAAAAAAATGGAGGTGTGATAACTAAATGGCTAGGTTTTATCTATTAAGTAGCTTAATAGATAGCTACTTAATAATGAAGGGACTCCAACAGTCAAAAAATGTATAGTTTTGCCCTTTTTTGACTATTATGAATTGGCTATATATTGGGGAGTCCTtgtaatgcaatctgaaaaatccagatttggatTTCAGATGCAAGCAGGcttcattgtgaccaagtggtcacgggtttgagtctggaaacagcctctttgtgaaagtaggggtaaggctgcgtacattatgactctccccagaccctgcagtggcgggagcttcgtgcactgggtacgccctttatgcaagcaggcccaataataaaatttatgatcagatctgagataaaggaagcgATTGcgttgttaagggaagaaataagATCGATgaaaggggagggaagagagatgaaatcgatcttcttgggaggaaaaagagagaagagaacagaagagaaggaaagaaatcaggtttgggataccaatcctgTATGCACTGCTCAACGATATCAAAACTCTTAGAAAAAACTCATAtcctttactcaaatcatctctaatttaTGGGGAATGTATTtatagaccttctaaaattcctaatttgactcataaaaggactcctaatcactctaatacactcaataaagtaaataaaatcaaaacaaaactctatagctattaagtatcctaatctaactcaaacactcaatttaactactaatcccatGTGCTAACTCTATCCCcattttatgggcttataaattagtcTCAATAGAgtgcgggccttggtgcaacggtaaagttgctccattgtgaccaagtgatcacgggttcgagtctggaaacagcctctctgcgaaagcaggggtaaggctgcatatattatgaccctcctcagaccccgcagtggcgggagcctcgtgcactgggtacgcccttatTTATAAATTAGTCTCATTATatcaataaactcaaaataagaagcccaaggtccatagaacccaactatgggccaaaataaagcCTTCTGAAGCTCGActgacccaattggacaatcttagCTGCATCAATTCACCcatgttgagaaaaactcgcccTCTAGTTTTGTAGAAAGACATGAATAAAAATACTtgaaccggggggggggggggggaggggttgttCCTTGGCTGTAACTCGAATGAAATCTAAAACATGAAGCTTCAATGCTGCATTTGTATCTTGAAATATGTGGGAGATAACAAACTCAATATGAACATCTATTGCTGCAGTTGCCTCAACCATAATAACCGTATCGTCTCCCTTGTTTGTAACTTGTTGTCCCACATCTGAGCGGTCTTCCTCAGGTGTTGACTTGTTCCGCTTGTCCTGTGGCTGCACTATAGGTCATAGTTGTCGAGGCGTCACCTAGGTGACAACCTTGGCATCCaagcgccttgacaactagtgtcGTCTTGCGTCCAAGTGCCCTCCAACgtcttgggttgcctagacgccgtgacaactatgctcttgGGTCACTTTTGCATttctgtttcctttttcttttgctttttttaatatttactTTAGAAGGCCATGAACCCACAATGCATTTGTACTAGATGTATGGTTTCGATTTAGATGTATTAGGTGAAAAAAAGTTTAGAATTCCAATTTACTTATATATTGATTTCTTACTTTTAATGTCAAATCTCGAACTCATGCATTTCCAATATTCTATGGATATATTAGCAAATAGGAACTATTG
The sequence above is a segment of the Telopea speciosissima isolate NSW1024214 ecotype Mountain lineage chromosome 7, Tspe_v1, whole genome shotgun sequence genome. Coding sequences within it:
- the LOC122670054 gene encoding MOB kinase activator-like 1A; this encodes MSLFGLGSRNQKTFRPKKSTPSGSKGAQLQRHIDATLGSGNLREAVRLPPGEDPNEWLAVNTVDFFNQVNLLFGTLTEFCTPSNCPTMTAGPKYEYRWADGVQIKKPIEVSAPKYVEYLMDWIEVQLDDESLFPQKLGTPFPSNFQEVVKTIFKRLFRVYAHIYHSHFQKIVSLKEEAHLNTCFKHFILFTWEFRLIDKGELAPLYDLIESIISF